The Coffea eugenioides isolate CCC68of chromosome 8, Ceug_1.0, whole genome shotgun sequence genome has a segment encoding these proteins:
- the LOC113780609 gene encoding LOW QUALITY PROTEIN: (-)-germacrene D synthase-like (The sequence of the model RefSeq protein was modified relative to this genomic sequence to represent the inferred CDS: substituted 1 base at 1 genomic stop codon) yields MEVSLQAQPVSRRNANYHPSVWGEYFLAYASDIKDNFSEEEGELQQLEDEVRKMLTETPDESPGKLDLIDTIRRLVVSYHFESEIEGSLQNIYNACDELNNKDANDLHTIALRFRLLRQQGFYASSDVVKNFKNPEGDFKESLASNVQGMLSLYEAANFGVHGENVLEEALKFSMSNLESMIPNLSNFLAAQVVQALKVPIQKSLTRIAARQYISFYQQAESHDKLLLKFAKLDFNILQKLHQKELGCLTAWWKNLDFATNTPFARDRLVECXYWILGVYFEPKYCLARTILTKVISITSIIDDIYDVYGTIDELTIFTDAIERWNIHELDQLPSYMRHCYRALLDTYTDYEEELGKEAKSERLAYAKLEAMKKLVKAYFEEAKWFHNGYVPRVEEYMKVALVTGAYMMLATTSMVGMGDSVTTQAFDWVTNEPLIVRAASVICRLMDDMAGHEFEQERGHVASAVECYVNEYGVTKQEAFDELNRQTAKAWKDINVECLNSNAVPMEALQRVLNLAKVICLIYKDEDGYTHSATVLKDYISLMLVDPVPI; encoded by the exons ATGGAGGTTTCCCTTCAAGCACAACCGGTTAGCCGTCGCAACGCCAATTATCATCCAAGCGTTTGGGGAGaatattttcttgcatatgcATCTGATATTAAA GACAATTTCTCGGAAGAAGAGGGCGAGCTTCAACAGCTAGAAGATGAGGTCAGAAAGATGCTAACTGAAACTCCTGACGAGTCTCCCGGAAAGCTAGACTTGATTGACACCATCCGACGTCTTGTGGTGTCATATCATTTTGAAAGTGAGATTGAGGGGTCATTGCAAAACATTTACAATGCCTGTGATGAGTTGAATAACAAAGATGCAAATGATCTCCACACTATTGCTCTTCGTTTCCGATTACTTAGACAGCAAGGTTTTTATGCCTCTTCTG ATGTGgtcaaaaattttaagaatCCAGAAGGAGATTTTAAGGAATCTCTGGCGAGCAATGTGCAAGGAATGTTGAGCTTGTACGAGGCAGCAAACTTCGGAGTGCATGGGGAGAATGTTTTGGAGGAAGCGCTGAAGTTTTCAATGAGTAATCTGGAATCTATGATTCCCAATTTGAGCAATTTCCTTGCTGCACAAGTTGTTCAAGCTCTTAAGGTGCCAATCCAGAAATCTTTGACAAGGATTGCAGCAAGGCAATACATATCTTTCTACCAGCAAGCCGAATCCCATGATAAATTACTGCTAAAATTTGCAAAATTGGATTTTAACATATTGCAGAAGTTGCATCAGAAGGAACTAGGCTGTCTAACAGC ATGGTGGAAAAACTTGGATTTTGCGACGAACACACCTTTTGCAAGAGACCGACTGGTGGAGTGTTAATATTGGATTTTGGGAGTGTACTTTGAGCCCAAATATTGCCTCGCTAGAACAATCCTAACCAAAGTAATCTCCATCACTTCTATAATCGACGACATTTATGATGTGTATGGGACTATTGATGAATTAACCATTTTCACAGATGCAATAGAGCG GTGGAACATCCATGAATTGGATCAGCTACCATCTTATATGAGACACTGTTACCGTGCCTTGTTGGATACTTACACAGACTACGAGGAAGAGTTGGGCAAGGAAGCCAAATCAGAGAGACTCGCCTATGCAAAATTAGAGGCA ATGAAAAAGTTAGTGAAGGCATACTTTGAAGAGGCCAAATGGTTTCACAATGGCTATGTCCCGAGAGTTGAGGAGTACATGAAGGTAGCACTAGTGACAGGTGCATACATGATGCTAGCAACAACTTCCATGGTTGGAATGGGAGATTCAGTGACTACACAGGCCTTTGATTGGGTAACAAACGAACCATTAATTGTTAGAGCTGCATCAGTAATTTGTAGACTAATGGACGACATGGCTGGACACGAG TTTGAGCAGGAAAGAGGACATGTGGCCTCAGCTGTTGAGTGTTATGTGAATGAATATGGGGTTACAAAGCAAGAGGCATTTGATGAGCTTAACAGACAGACAGCCAAGGCATGGAAAGATATTAATGTAGAATGCCTCAATTCAAATGCAGTGCCCATGGAGGCTCTTCAGCGAGTTCTGAACCTTGCTAAGGTGATATGTCTGATATACAAAGATGAAGATGGGTACACACATTCTGCAACGGTGCTCAAGGATTATATTTCCCTTATGCTCGTTGATCCTGTCCCGATATGA
- the LOC113780611 gene encoding uncharacterized protein LOC113780611 has product MAEELTEILQKFALSTKEMGGTTLDLGDADNGIMECQSSLVGKIHGEKVVNFVGVKNFVTAAWGYPKEMKALELEPNLFQFILPREDERLRVLDGGPWIIDNQILVLSSWFAGIEEDNTAFNFAPLWIQVWNLPIHWMSKETGKKIGVMIGEVKEVIIPQAGGKEGRHIKIMVKTDISQPLMRGAMIQLNGAPRWISFKYERCPDFCYSCGRIGHSERTCKIEVIVGRGQLDNQYGPWLRARSGRSSPPKTQPQKNYTDDRTHWTFKNGELIPRTVGRKEVNQNEEPLIVSGLDNRIHKDNSTL; this is encoded by the coding sequence ATGGCAGAGGAATTGACAGAAATCTTGCAGAAATTTGCACTTTCAACCAAAGAAATGGGAGGCACAACTCTAGATTTGGGGGATGCTGATAATGGGATAATGGAGTGCCAATCTAGTCTAGTGGGGAAAATACACGGAGAAAAAGTCGTCAATTTTGTGGGAGTCAAGAACTTTGTGACTGCTGCGTGGGGATATCCAAAGGAAATGAAGGCTCTGGAGTTGGAGCCAAATCTGTTTCAGTTCATTTTACCGAGAGAGGATGAAAGATTAAGGGTACTGGACGGAGGACCTTGGATTATTGATAATCAGATTTTGGTTCTAAGCAGTTGGTTTGCAGGGATAGAGGAGGACAATACAGCTTTTAACTTTGCCCCTCTATGGATCCAAGTGTGGAACTTGCCTATACATTGGATGTCAAAGGAAACAGGGAAGAAGATAGGAGTCATGATTGGTGAGGTTAAGGAAGTCATAATTCCTCAAGCTGGAGGAAAGGAAGGCAGGCATATTAAAATTATGGTGAAGACAGATATTTCACAGCCTCTAATGAGGGGTGCGATGATCCAACTGAATGGAGCTCCAAGGTGGATTAGCTTTAAGTATGAGCGTTGTCCAGATTTCTGTTATAGCTGTGGGAGAATTGGACACAGTGAGAGGACCTGCAAAATAGAAGTGATAGTGGGGAGAGGTCAGTTGGATAACCAATATGGTCCGTGGTTGAGAGCGAGGAGTGGAAGGAGTTCACCACCAAAAACACAGCCTCAGAAAAACTACACAGATGATAGGACACATTGGACTTTCAAAAATGGGGAACTAATTCCCAGAACTGTTGGGAGGAAGGAGGTCAACCAGAATGAGGAACCTTTAATTGTGTCTGGCCTAGACAATAGGATACACAAAGACAACTCAACTTTGTAG